From Ornithorhynchus anatinus isolate Pmale09 chromosome X3, mOrnAna1.pri.v4, whole genome shotgun sequence, the proteins below share one genomic window:
- the LOC100077596 gene encoding cadherin-9 isoform X1: MKTCYCLTLCIWTCMLHTVHPTQLQERIPWYSQPPRIVGLSGNDKQVLHHRVKRGWMWNQFFLLEEYTGTDSQYVGKLHTDQDKGDGNLKYILTGDGAGSLFVIDENTGDIHAAKKLDREEKALYVLRAKAIDRKTGRQVEPESEFIIKIHDINDNEPKFGQDVYTASVPEMSAVGTSVIQVLATDADDANYGNSAKIVYSILQGQPYFSVDPDSGIIKTALPDMSRENREQYQVVIQAKDMGGQMGGLSGTTTVNITLTDVNDNPPRFPQSTYQFRCLESVPLGTSLGRIKANDPDLGSNAEMAYGVTEGDGADLFEIITDKDTQEGILTVKKQLDFENKMLYALKAEVRNTHLDPRFYHLGPFKDTALVKIFVDDIDEPPVFSNNSYLLEVHEDAKEGSIIGQVTARDPDAIKNLIKYSVDRHSDMDRMFNIHSGNGSIFTLKSLDREASPWHNISIIATEINNPKQSSHVPVFIRILDINDHAPEFSRYYETFVCENAKPGQLIQTISVMDKDDPPQGHRFFFESVPEFPLNPNFTIVDNKDNTAGILTRKDGYSRGQMSVYLLPVLIFDNDYPIHSSTGTLTIRVCSCDRRGNVRSCNAEALILSAGLSRGALIAILLCIVILLVLVVLFAALKRQRKKEPLIISKDDVRDNIVTYNDEGGGEEDTQAFDIGTLRNPEAREESKLRRDVIPETIYQIRRTAPLWENIDVQDFIHRRLKENDTDPSAPPYDSLATYAYEGNASIASSLSSLESLTVDGNQDYGYLGEWGPRFKKLADMYGGEDSDQD, translated from the exons CTACACACCGACCAAGATAAAGGAGATGGAAACTTAAAATACATCCTCACGGGAGACGGGGCGGGCAGCCTGTTTGTCATAGATGAAAACACAGGTGATATTCACGCAGCCAAGAAGTTGGACCGGGAAGAGAAGGCCCTGTACGTGCTGCGGGCCAAGGCCATAGACAGAAAGACAGGAAGACAGGTGGAGCCGGAGTCGGAGTTTATCATCAAAATCCACGATATCAATGACAACGAACCCAAATTCGGCCAGGATGTTTACACAGCCAGCGTGCCTGAAATGTCAGCAGTTG GCACCTCGGTAATTCAAGTGCTGGCCACTGATGCTGATGATGCCAACTATGGAAACAGCGCCAAAATAGTGTACAGCATACTACAAGGACAGCCGTACTTTTCAGTGGACCCCGATTCAG GCATCATCAAAACGGCGCTGCCAGACATGAGCAGAGAAAACAGAGAACAGTACCAAGTGGTCATCCAGGCCAAGGACATGGGCGGCCAGATGGGGGGACTGTCGGGGACCACCACCGTGAACATCACTCTGACCGATGTCAACGACAACCCTCCACGTTTCCCCCAAA GCACTTATCAGTTTCGTTGCCTGGAATCCGTGCCTCTTGGTACCTCTCTGGGGCGGATCAAGGCGAACGATCCTGACCTGGGCAGCAACGCGGAGATGGCCTACGGAGTGACTGAAGGAGATGGAGCTGACCTGTTTGAGATCATCACCGACAAGGACACCCAGGAAGGGATTTTAACTGTCAAAAAG CAGTtagattttgaaaacaaaatGCTCTACGCTCTAAAGGCGGAAGTACGCAACACCCATCTAGATCCACGTTTCTATCACCTGGGACCATTCAAGGACACGGCCCTGGTCAAAATCTTCGTGGACGATATCGATGAGCCCCCTGTGTTCAGCAACAATTCGTATTTACTAGAAGTACACGAAGATGCCAAAGAAGGCAGTATTATAGGGCAGGTCACGGCTCGCGATCCAGATGCCATCAAGAATTTAATCAA ATACTCTGTGGATCGACACTCTGATATGGACAGGATGTTCAATATCCACTCGGGAAATGGGTCAATTTTCACACTGAAGTCCCTTGACCGAGAAGCATCTCCGTGGCACAACATTTCTATAATAGCCACTGAAATCA ATAACCCAAAGCAAAGCAGCCACGTTCCAGTTTTCATCCGAATTTTGGATATAAATGACCATGCCCCAGAGTTTTCCAGATATTACGAAACCTTTGTCTGTGAAAATGCAAAACCGGGACAG TTGATTCAGACTATCAGTGTTATGGATAAAGACGACCCCCCTCAGGGACACAGATTCTTCTTTGAATCAGTACCAGAATTTCCTCTTAACCCAAACTTCACTATCGTAGATAACAAAG aTAACACGGCAGGGATCCTGACTCGGAAAGATGGGTATAGCCGCGGGCAGATGAGCGTCTACCTGCTGCCCGTTTTAATATTTGACAACGACTACCCGATCCACAGCAGCACGGGTACACTCACCATCCGCGTGTGCTCCTGTGACCGCCGAGGAAACGTACGATCCTGCAACGCTGAGGCCTTGATCCTGTCGGCTGGCCTGAGCAGAGGGGCTCTCATCGCTATCCTCCTGTGTATCGTCATCCTGCTCG TTTTAGTGGTATTGTTTGCCGCTCtgaagagacagaggaaaaagGAGCCATTGATCATTTCAAAGGACGACGTTCGAGATAACATTGTGACGTACAACGACGAAGGTGGTGGAGAAGAAGACACCCAGGCTTTTGACATTGGGACCCTGAGGAATCCGGAAGCCAGGGAAGAGAGCAAACTGCGCAGAGATGTCATTCCCGAAACCATCTATCAAATAAGGAGGACTGCCCCGCTGTGGGAAAACATCGACGTGCAGGATTTCATTCACCGACGACTGAAGGAAAATGACACGGATCCATCCGCCCCGCCTTACGATTCCCTAGCCACTTACGCTTACGAAGGGAACGCCTCGATAGCGAGTTCGCTCAGCTCCCTGGAGTCGCTCACGGTGGACGGGAACCAAGACTACGGCTATCTAGGGGAGTGGGGACCCCGGTTTAAGAAGCTTGCAGATATGtatgggggagaggacagtgaccaAGACTGA
- the LOC100077596 gene encoding cadherin-9 isoform X4 has product MSVYLLPVLIFDNDYPIHSSTGTLTIRVCSCDRRGNVRSCNAEALILSAGLSRGALIAILLCIVILLVLVVLFAALKRQRKKEPLIISKDDVRDNIVTYNDEGGGEEDTQAFDIGTLRNPEAREESKLRRDVIPETIYQIRRTAPLWENIDVQDFIHRRLKENDTDPSAPPYDSLATYAYEGNASIASSLSSLESLTVDGNQDYGYLGEWGPRFKKLADMYGGEDSDQD; this is encoded by the exons ATGAGCGTCTACCTGCTGCCCGTTTTAATATTTGACAACGACTACCCGATCCACAGCAGCACGGGTACACTCACCATCCGCGTGTGCTCCTGTGACCGCCGAGGAAACGTACGATCCTGCAACGCTGAGGCCTTGATCCTGTCGGCTGGCCTGAGCAGAGGGGCTCTCATCGCTATCCTCCTGTGTATCGTCATCCTGCTCG TTTTAGTGGTATTGTTTGCCGCTCtgaagagacagaggaaaaagGAGCCATTGATCATTTCAAAGGACGACGTTCGAGATAACATTGTGACGTACAACGACGAAGGTGGTGGAGAAGAAGACACCCAGGCTTTTGACATTGGGACCCTGAGGAATCCGGAAGCCAGGGAAGAGAGCAAACTGCGCAGAGATGTCATTCCCGAAACCATCTATCAAATAAGGAGGACTGCCCCGCTGTGGGAAAACATCGACGTGCAGGATTTCATTCACCGACGACTGAAGGAAAATGACACGGATCCATCCGCCCCGCCTTACGATTCCCTAGCCACTTACGCTTACGAAGGGAACGCCTCGATAGCGAGTTCGCTCAGCTCCCTGGAGTCGCTCACGGTGGACGGGAACCAAGACTACGGCTATCTAGGGGAGTGGGGACCCCGGTTTAAGAAGCTTGCAGATATGtatgggggagaggacagtgaccaAGACTGA
- the LOC100077596 gene encoding cadherin-9 isoform X2, which translates to MKTCYCLTLCIWTCMLHTVHPTQLQERIPWYSQPPRIVGLSGNDKQVLHHRVKRGWMWNQFFLLEEYTGTDSQYVGKLHTDQDKGDGNLKYILTGDGAGSLFVIDENTGDIHAAKKLDREEKALYVLRAKAIDRKTGRQVEPESEFIIKIHDINDNEPKFGQDVYTASVPEMSAVGTSVIQVLATDADDANYGNSAKIVYSILQGQPYFSVDPDSGIIKTALPDMSRENREQYQVVIQAKDMGGQMGGLSGTTTVNITLTDVNDNPPRFPQSTYQFRCLESVPLGTSLGRIKANDPDLGSNAEMAYGVTEGDGADLFEIITDKDTQEGILTVKKLDFENKMLYALKAEVRNTHLDPRFYHLGPFKDTALVKIFVDDIDEPPVFSNNSYLLEVHEDAKEGSIIGQVTARDPDAIKNLIKYSVDRHSDMDRMFNIHSGNGSIFTLKSLDREASPWHNISIIATEINNPKQSSHVPVFIRILDINDHAPEFSRYYETFVCENAKPGQLIQTISVMDKDDPPQGHRFFFESVPEFPLNPNFTIVDNKDNTAGILTRKDGYSRGQMSVYLLPVLIFDNDYPIHSSTGTLTIRVCSCDRRGNVRSCNAEALILSAGLSRGALIAILLCIVILLVLVVLFAALKRQRKKEPLIISKDDVRDNIVTYNDEGGGEEDTQAFDIGTLRNPEAREESKLRRDVIPETIYQIRRTAPLWENIDVQDFIHRRLKENDTDPSAPPYDSLATYAYEGNASIASSLSSLESLTVDGNQDYGYLGEWGPRFKKLADMYGGEDSDQD; encoded by the exons CTACACACCGACCAAGATAAAGGAGATGGAAACTTAAAATACATCCTCACGGGAGACGGGGCGGGCAGCCTGTTTGTCATAGATGAAAACACAGGTGATATTCACGCAGCCAAGAAGTTGGACCGGGAAGAGAAGGCCCTGTACGTGCTGCGGGCCAAGGCCATAGACAGAAAGACAGGAAGACAGGTGGAGCCGGAGTCGGAGTTTATCATCAAAATCCACGATATCAATGACAACGAACCCAAATTCGGCCAGGATGTTTACACAGCCAGCGTGCCTGAAATGTCAGCAGTTG GCACCTCGGTAATTCAAGTGCTGGCCACTGATGCTGATGATGCCAACTATGGAAACAGCGCCAAAATAGTGTACAGCATACTACAAGGACAGCCGTACTTTTCAGTGGACCCCGATTCAG GCATCATCAAAACGGCGCTGCCAGACATGAGCAGAGAAAACAGAGAACAGTACCAAGTGGTCATCCAGGCCAAGGACATGGGCGGCCAGATGGGGGGACTGTCGGGGACCACCACCGTGAACATCACTCTGACCGATGTCAACGACAACCCTCCACGTTTCCCCCAAA GCACTTATCAGTTTCGTTGCCTGGAATCCGTGCCTCTTGGTACCTCTCTGGGGCGGATCAAGGCGAACGATCCTGACCTGGGCAGCAACGCGGAGATGGCCTACGGAGTGACTGAAGGAGATGGAGCTGACCTGTTTGAGATCATCACCGACAAGGACACCCAGGAAGGGATTTTAACTGTCAAAAAG TtagattttgaaaacaaaatGCTCTACGCTCTAAAGGCGGAAGTACGCAACACCCATCTAGATCCACGTTTCTATCACCTGGGACCATTCAAGGACACGGCCCTGGTCAAAATCTTCGTGGACGATATCGATGAGCCCCCTGTGTTCAGCAACAATTCGTATTTACTAGAAGTACACGAAGATGCCAAAGAAGGCAGTATTATAGGGCAGGTCACGGCTCGCGATCCAGATGCCATCAAGAATTTAATCAA ATACTCTGTGGATCGACACTCTGATATGGACAGGATGTTCAATATCCACTCGGGAAATGGGTCAATTTTCACACTGAAGTCCCTTGACCGAGAAGCATCTCCGTGGCACAACATTTCTATAATAGCCACTGAAATCA ATAACCCAAAGCAAAGCAGCCACGTTCCAGTTTTCATCCGAATTTTGGATATAAATGACCATGCCCCAGAGTTTTCCAGATATTACGAAACCTTTGTCTGTGAAAATGCAAAACCGGGACAG TTGATTCAGACTATCAGTGTTATGGATAAAGACGACCCCCCTCAGGGACACAGATTCTTCTTTGAATCAGTACCAGAATTTCCTCTTAACCCAAACTTCACTATCGTAGATAACAAAG aTAACACGGCAGGGATCCTGACTCGGAAAGATGGGTATAGCCGCGGGCAGATGAGCGTCTACCTGCTGCCCGTTTTAATATTTGACAACGACTACCCGATCCACAGCAGCACGGGTACACTCACCATCCGCGTGTGCTCCTGTGACCGCCGAGGAAACGTACGATCCTGCAACGCTGAGGCCTTGATCCTGTCGGCTGGCCTGAGCAGAGGGGCTCTCATCGCTATCCTCCTGTGTATCGTCATCCTGCTCG TTTTAGTGGTATTGTTTGCCGCTCtgaagagacagaggaaaaagGAGCCATTGATCATTTCAAAGGACGACGTTCGAGATAACATTGTGACGTACAACGACGAAGGTGGTGGAGAAGAAGACACCCAGGCTTTTGACATTGGGACCCTGAGGAATCCGGAAGCCAGGGAAGAGAGCAAACTGCGCAGAGATGTCATTCCCGAAACCATCTATCAAATAAGGAGGACTGCCCCGCTGTGGGAAAACATCGACGTGCAGGATTTCATTCACCGACGACTGAAGGAAAATGACACGGATCCATCCGCCCCGCCTTACGATTCCCTAGCCACTTACGCTTACGAAGGGAACGCCTCGATAGCGAGTTCGCTCAGCTCCCTGGAGTCGCTCACGGTGGACGGGAACCAAGACTACGGCTATCTAGGGGAGTGGGGACCCCGGTTTAAGAAGCTTGCAGATATGtatgggggagaggacagtgaccaAGACTGA